In Streptomyces puniciscabiei, a single genomic region encodes these proteins:
- a CDS encoding DUF742 domain-containing protein has product MTKPGEEASVTSEFVRSYVITGGRTLPASDDLALHTLVTLAPERTPPLGAGPEVMAIWRLCAGGYLSVAEVAGHVGLPVGVARLLLTDLFEQGHLLRRAEPPRAQNVDRATLEKVLNGLQSLIG; this is encoded by the coding sequence ATGACCAAGCCCGGCGAGGAAGCCTCCGTCACCAGCGAGTTCGTCCGCTCCTACGTCATCACCGGTGGCCGGACCCTGCCGGCCTCGGACGACCTGGCGCTGCACACCCTGGTCACCCTGGCTCCCGAGCGGACCCCGCCGCTGGGGGCCGGCCCCGAGGTGATGGCGATCTGGCGACTGTGCGCGGGCGGCTACCTGTCGGTCGCCGAGGTCGCGGGCCATGTGGGACTGCCGGTGGGGGTGGCCCGGCTGCTGCTGACCGATTTATTCGAGCAGGGCCACCTCCTGCGCCGCGCCGAGCCGCCCCGGGCTCAGAACGTTGACAGAGCGACCCTCGAGAAGGTTCTGAATGGACTCCAATCCCTCATCGGCTGA
- a CDS encoding GTP-binding protein → MDSNPSSAETAPGSIYVSSAVTNAAKILVVGHFAVGKTTFIGSLSEIAPLRTEEKMTQASVHVDDLRGVADKTTTTVALDFGRLTLSDDLVLYLFGTPGQQRFMQLWEDMARGALGALLLVDPARLEETFPVIDLVERYGLEYAIAVNGFDRNHVYEEAEVREALDLLPDTPVVYCDARDRQSSAHALIALVRHLLTRAA, encoded by the coding sequence ATGGACTCCAATCCCTCATCGGCTGAGACGGCCCCTGGATCCATCTACGTCTCCAGCGCGGTGACCAACGCCGCCAAGATCCTTGTCGTCGGGCACTTCGCCGTGGGCAAGACGACGTTCATCGGCTCGCTGTCGGAGATCGCCCCGCTGCGCACCGAGGAGAAGATGACGCAGGCGTCCGTCCACGTGGACGACCTCAGGGGCGTGGCGGACAAGACCACCACCACCGTGGCCCTGGACTTCGGCCGGCTGACGCTCAGCGACGATCTCGTGCTCTACCTGTTCGGCACCCCGGGACAGCAGCGTTTCATGCAGCTGTGGGAGGACATGGCCCGCGGCGCGCTGGGCGCACTGCTCCTGGTCGACCCGGCCCGGCTGGAGGAGACCTTCCCCGTCATCGACCTCGTCGAGCGCTACGGCCTCGAGTACGCCATCGCGGTCAACGGCTTCGACCGGAACCACGTCTACGAGGAGGCGGAGGTGCGCGAGGCCCTCGACCTGCTCCCGGACACCCCCGTCGTCTACTGCGACGCCCGTGACCGGCAGTCCTCGGCCCACGCGCTGATCGCGCTCGTGCGCCACCTGCTCACCCGAGCCGCCTGA
- a CDS encoding PLP-dependent cysteine synthase family protein: MSTTHQTRTGATLDVDRSDAAYRDWLKEAVRKVQADANRSADTHLLRFPLPEHWGIDLYLKDESTHPTGSLKHRLARSLFLYGLCNGWIRPGRPVIEASSGSTAVSEAYFAKLIGVPFIAVMPRTTSAEKIRLIEFHGGQCHFVDDSRKMYEESARLAVETGGHYMDQFTYAERATDWRGNNNIAESIFRQLELERFPEPTWIVATAGTGGTSATLARYVHYMQYDTRICVADPDNSCFFEGWTSGDPEVTCDCGSRIEGIGRPRMEPSFVPGAIDRMMKVPDAASVAAVRALERAIGRKAGGSTGTGLWSALKIVSEMVAEGRRGSVVTLLCDPGDRYLDKYYSDAWLAEQGLDIAPYTAAIETLLATGVWPD; encoded by the coding sequence GTGAGCACCACACACCAGACCCGGACCGGCGCCACCCTCGACGTCGACCGCAGCGACGCCGCCTACCGTGACTGGCTGAAAGAGGCCGTCCGCAAGGTCCAGGCCGACGCCAACCGCTCGGCGGACACCCACCTGCTGCGCTTCCCCCTCCCCGAGCACTGGGGCATCGACCTCTACCTCAAGGACGAGTCGACGCACCCCACCGGCAGCCTCAAGCACCGCCTCGCCCGGTCCCTCTTCCTCTACGGCCTCTGCAATGGCTGGATCCGCCCCGGCCGCCCGGTCATCGAGGCCTCCAGCGGCTCCACGGCCGTCTCCGAGGCCTACTTCGCCAAGCTGATCGGCGTGCCCTTCATCGCGGTCATGCCGCGCACGACCAGCGCCGAGAAGATCCGCCTGATCGAGTTCCACGGCGGACAGTGCCACTTCGTGGACGACTCCCGGAAGATGTACGAGGAGTCCGCCCGCCTCGCGGTGGAGACCGGCGGCCACTACATGGACCAGTTCACCTACGCCGAGCGGGCCACCGACTGGCGCGGCAACAACAACATCGCCGAATCCATCTTCCGCCAGCTGGAGTTGGAGCGCTTCCCGGAGCCGACGTGGATCGTCGCCACGGCCGGCACCGGCGGCACCTCCGCGACCCTCGCGCGCTACGTCCACTACATGCAGTACGACACCCGGATCTGCGTCGCCGACCCGGACAACTCCTGCTTCTTCGAGGGCTGGACCTCCGGTGATCCCGAGGTCACCTGCGACTGCGGCTCACGGATCGAGGGCATCGGCCGGCCGCGCATGGAGCCCAGCTTCGTGCCCGGGGCCATCGACCGGATGATGAAGGTCCCGGACGCGGCCAGCGTCGCCGCCGTACGCGCCCTGGAGCGGGCCATCGGCCGCAAGGCGGGCGGCTCCACGGGCACCGGGCTGTGGAGCGCGCTGAAGATCGTCTCCGAGATGGTGGCCGAGGGCCGCCGGGGCAGTGTCGTCACCCTGCTGTGCGACCCGGGCGACCGCTACCTCGACAAGTACTACTCCGACGCCTGGCTCGCCGAGCAGGGCCTGGACATCGCGCCGTACACCGCGGCGATCGAGACCCTGCTGGCCACGGGGGTGTGGCCGGACTGA
- a CDS encoding ATP-binding protein, translated as MTSLTTDPLLWILLVVLVAAVVAVMRARRTNMELRRTRKDLEAELGQARGDIGQLHTHIAALTAQHQRDLADVRADAEAATKAVLKSAMGTLQSLAEEQQVLLDSLLKKYGDTTEVLADLMTVDHTGSQFGRRAKGISVLCGGWLGRREGAATVYDVARSAQGRIKDFERVGVHSQVNVSLVGKAVEPVAVVLAELLDNATNYSAPGTPVEINIQAVPTGVCFIVDDAGLGMDQETKDRAAALLSVDGPVDITGLGDPPRFGFAVCGMLAARYGFAVSVGSVSPYGGVRAVIRVPESLLSADTPSPAADDQDAAAPEAAPQRLAPVPVVGPSHVVGTTSGGLPKRRRRSGPVTVVPSPGNDGQEGSFESAGEVTASRIGAFARGTQLGRTTNTTEGPDNQ; from the coding sequence ATGACGTCATTGACCACGGATCCACTGCTGTGGATCTTGCTGGTGGTGCTCGTCGCTGCGGTCGTCGCAGTGATGCGTGCCCGGAGAACCAACATGGAGCTCCGAAGAACGAGAAAGGACCTCGAGGCAGAACTGGGACAGGCCCGCGGCGACATCGGGCAGCTCCACACGCACATCGCCGCGCTGACCGCACAGCATCAGCGTGACCTCGCGGACGTGCGCGCCGACGCGGAGGCGGCCACCAAGGCGGTGCTGAAGTCCGCCATGGGCACACTCCAGTCGCTCGCCGAGGAACAGCAGGTGCTCCTGGACAGCCTGCTGAAGAAGTACGGCGACACCACGGAGGTGCTGGCCGACCTGATGACGGTCGACCACACCGGCAGCCAGTTCGGCCGCCGCGCCAAGGGCATCTCCGTGCTCTGCGGCGGATGGCTGGGCCGGCGCGAGGGCGCCGCCACCGTCTACGACGTCGCCCGCAGCGCCCAGGGCAGGATCAAGGACTTCGAGCGGGTCGGCGTCCACTCGCAGGTCAACGTGTCCCTCGTCGGCAAGGCGGTCGAACCGGTGGCCGTCGTGCTGGCCGAACTGCTGGACAACGCCACGAACTACAGCGCACCCGGAACGCCGGTCGAGATCAACATCCAGGCCGTGCCCACCGGTGTGTGCTTCATCGTCGACGACGCCGGGCTGGGCATGGACCAGGAGACCAAGGACCGGGCGGCTGCCCTGCTGTCCGTCGACGGTCCCGTCGACATCACCGGGCTCGGCGATCCGCCGCGGTTCGGCTTCGCCGTGTGCGGCATGCTCGCCGCCCGCTACGGCTTCGCCGTCTCCGTCGGTTCCGTTTCCCCCTACGGCGGAGTGCGTGCAGTGATTCGTGTGCCCGAAAGCCTGCTCTCGGCCGACACTCCTTCCCCGGCGGCCGACGACCAGGACGCCGCGGCCCCGGAGGCCGCCCCCCAGCGACTGGCGCCCGTCCCGGTCGTGGGCCCCTCGCACGTGGTGGGAACGACCTCGGGAGGTCTGCCCAAACGCCGCCGGCGCAGCGGCCCCGTCACCGTGGTCCCGTCCCCCGGCAACGACGGCCAGGAGGGGTCTTTCGAGTCGGCCGGCGAGGTGACGGCGTCGCGGATCGGGGCGTTCGCGCGCGGTACTCAGCTCGGGCGGACCACGAACACCACGGAAGGACCTGACAACCAGTGA
- a CDS encoding roadblock/LC7 domain-containing protein — MKIDLSWVLNDVLEVRGARHAILVSGDGLLLQRSDDIGRDDAETNAAAMSSMQSLSRAVAGFVGAGHGIWKQTLLEYDGGWIFLIAAGQGSYLAVSAALDVDMEAMSFRMQKTVAALSKAMSVAPRSDNGVGV, encoded by the coding sequence GTGAAGATCGACCTGTCCTGGGTGCTGAACGACGTGCTCGAGGTACGCGGGGCCCGGCACGCGATCCTCGTCTCTGGAGACGGCCTGCTGCTGCAGCGCTCGGACGACATCGGACGCGACGACGCCGAGACGAACGCCGCCGCGATGAGCTCGATGCAGTCACTGAGTCGCGCCGTCGCGGGATTCGTGGGAGCGGGACACGGCATCTGGAAGCAGACGCTGCTGGAGTACGACGGCGGCTGGATCTTCCTGATCGCCGCCGGCCAGGGCTCGTACCTCGCCGTCTCGGCCGCGCTGGACGTCGACATGGAGGCCATGTCCTTCCGCATGCAGAAGACGGTGGCCGCGCTGAGCAAGGCGATGAGCGTGGCTCCGCGCTCCGACAACGGCGTGGGCGTATGA
- a CDS encoding ATP-binding protein, whose translation MISHPSRHCTVELQALPSRIGQVRRIVSAQLRYWHMDALIDRAALGVTELLSNVHRHARPDKSCTVELELAPDRLTVSVRDNDPRLPVPADVVDLPDGGPLATCGRGLAMVAAVSESWGARPDGENGKVVWFTLSAPAVVRPHPAHGPRRAAAVRPAPEPVRVGTAAKAPAGARVGAGVTLTAEAPVTAAPVASAATVATATPAPAGAGAQTPARSTVPG comes from the coding sequence GTGATCAGTCACCCAAGCAGGCACTGCACGGTGGAGCTCCAAGCCCTGCCGTCGCGGATCGGCCAGGTCCGCAGAATCGTATCTGCGCAGTTGCGCTACTGGCACATGGACGCGTTGATAGACCGAGCCGCGCTCGGTGTGACGGAGCTGCTGAGCAACGTCCACCGGCATGCCAGGCCCGACAAGTCGTGCACGGTCGAACTCGAGCTGGCGCCGGACCGGCTCACGGTCTCGGTGCGCGACAACGATCCACGGCTTCCGGTGCCGGCCGACGTCGTGGACCTGCCGGACGGCGGTCCGCTGGCCACCTGCGGGCGGGGGCTGGCGATGGTAGCGGCGGTGAGCGAGAGCTGGGGCGCCCGGCCGGACGGCGAGAACGGCAAGGTCGTCTGGTTCACGCTGTCCGCCCCGGCGGTGGTACGGCCGCATCCGGCCCATGGCCCGCGCCGTGCCGCCGCGGTACGGCCCGCGCCGGAGCCGGTCCGCGTCGGAACGGCGGCCAAGGCACCGGCGGGGGCGCGTGTCGGGGCCGGGGTCACGTTGACCGCCGAAGCGCCCGTCACGGCAGCGCCGGTGGCGAGCGCGGCCACCGTGGCGACCGCGACGCCCGCTCCCGCCGGCGCCGGCGCCCAGACTCCCGCCCGGTCGACCGTTCCCGGCTGA